The following coding sequences are from one Ornithodoros turicata isolate Travis chromosome 1, ASM3712646v1, whole genome shotgun sequence window:
- the LOC135377315 gene encoding hexosaminidase D-like isoform X8 produces the protein MGTKTRKPLLVLAVLTVLAIFVFLQYSPVRVTSAHHMRDEPGPAVAPIGMVGQPERVSEERRPVAGSVYDAASRKRVYIPEQRYVHLDLKGAPPKVSYMKQVFPLLHEAGANGLLLEYEDMFPYEGTLAPVRAKNAYTKEELAEILEAARQNELEVIPLVQTFGHMEFVLKLPEFRHNRETDEHPTALCPSRNDSFTLVTAMVDQVLSLHPHVRWLHIGCDEVFHLGYCSRCQQRDREELFLSHVTRVARYVREKHNRIPIIWDDMLRQISTDKLRQYSVGTLVEPMVWTYVKDVYRFVSYSNWATYGEIFDSVWAASAFKGAFGETLTVPNAKMHLENNEGWLEVMSEQHGKFKNFRGIVVTGWQRYDHFASLCELFPSGLPSLILDLLVLTNGAYTNALPTRFHSMLKCTHSRTQMDLEGDPFLWQKGYGCFFPGSAVFRMTQTHSEAIKKARDYLMDVTVSKAWLTDYNIRRNMSLPSRVDQGLEEFSSTMFALTSLVHQARDVLREVFDEYTVAEWIEQNIYPSILRLDKLQNDALALKKPRTWPVRPLEPLPDLKRFNVGSLGN, from the coding sequence GAAGCCATTACTCGTCCTGGCCGTGTTGACGGTGCTGGCCATCTTCGTGTTCCTGCAGTACAGCCCTGTCAGAGTCACTTCAGCCCATCACATGCGGGACGAACCGGGACCCGCTGTCGCCCCCATTGGCATGGTGGGGCAGCCCGAGCGGGTCTCCGAGGAACGAAGACCCGTCGCGGGAAGCGTCTACGACGCCGCCTCTCGTAAGCGGGTCTACATTCCGGAACAACGCTACGTCCACCTGGACCTGAAGGGGGCACCACCGAAGGTGTCTTACATGAAGCAAGTCTTTCCGCTTCTCCACGAAGCCGGAGCCAACGGACTCTTACTCGAATACGAAGACATGTTCCCCTACGAGGGAACCTTAGCTCCCGTACGTGCAAAGAACGCGTATACCAaagaagagctggcggagatcCTCGAGGCGGCCCGCCAGAACGAGTTGGAGGTCATTCCGCTCGTGCAGACTTTTGGCCACATGGAGTTTGTATTAAAGTTGCCCGAGTTCCGTCACAATCGTGAGACGGACGAGCATCCGACAGCGCTGTGTCCGTCGCGGAACGATAGTTTCACGCTGGTGACTGCCATGGTTGACCAGGTGCTGTCCCTGCATCCGCACGTTCGTTGGTTGCACATTGGTTGCGACGAAGTGTTCCATCTCGGCTACTGTTCCCGCTGTCAGCAGCGCGACAGGGAAGAGCTGTTCCTCAGCCACGTGACGCGCGTCGCGCGTTACGTGCGGGAGAAGCACAACCGCATCCCCATCATCTGGGACGACATGCTTCGGCAGATTAGCACGGACAAACTGCGGCAGTACTCTGTGGGCACGCTCGTGGAGCCCATGGTGTGGACGTACGTCAAAGACGTTTACCGATTCGTGAGCTACAGCAACTGGGCCACGTACGGCGAGATATTTGACTCTGTCTGGGCGGCGTCTGCTTTCAAAGGGGCCTTTGGGGAAACGCTGACGGTTCCCAATGCAAAGATGCACCTCGAAAATAACGAAGGCTGGCTCGAGGTCATGTCCGAACAGCACGGGAAGTTCAAAAACTTCCGCGGCATCGTGGTGACGGGGTGGCAGCGTTACGACCACTTCGCGTCGCTCTGCGAGCTCTTTCCGTCGGGACTGCCGTCGCTCATACTTGACTTACTGGTACTCACAAACGGAGCATACACCAATGCTCTCCCTACTCGTTTCCACAGCATGCTCAAGTGCACCCATTCTCGGACTCAGATGGATCTCGAGGGTGATCCGTTCCTCTGGCAGAAAGGTTACGGCTGCTTTTTCCCGGGCTCGGCCGTGTTCCGGATGACACAGACTCACAGCGAAGCGATCAAAAAGGCCAGAGACTACCTCATGGACGTCACGGTGAGCAAGGCATGGCTCACGGACTACAATATCCGCCGCAACATGAGCCTTCCGAGCCGAGTCGACCAGGGCCTGGAAGAGTTCTCGTCGACGATGTTCGCCCTGACGTCGCTCGTTCACCAAGCCAGGGACGTTCTCCGCGAAGTGTTCGACGAGTACACGGTCGCCGAGTGGATCGAGCAAAATATCTACCCGTCGATTCTTCGTCTGGACAAGCTGCAGAACGACGCTCTGGCCCTAAAGAAGCCGCGGACGTGGCCGGTTCGGCCGTTGGAACCGCTGCCCGATCTCAAACGCTTCAATGTGGGGAGTCTAGGGAACTAA
- the LOC135377315 gene encoding hexosaminidase D-like isoform X5 yields the protein MEGESHLNDSSDSGFMGTITTRIFVRRQYPFYWKPLLVLAVLTVLAIFVFLQYSPVRVTSAHHMRDEPGPAVAPIGMVGQPERVSEERRPVAGSVYDAASRKRVYIPEQRYVHLDLKGAPPKVSYMKQVFPLLHEAGANGLLLEYEDMFPYEGTLAPVRAKNAYTKEELAEILEAARQNELEVIPLVQTFGHMEFVLKLPEFRHNRETDEHPTALCPSRNDSFTLVTAMVDQVLSLHPHVRWLHIGCDEVFHLGYCSRCQQRDREELFLSHVTRVARYVREKHNRIPIIWDDMLRQISTDKLRQYSVGTLVEPMVWTYVKDVYRFVSYSNWATYGEIFDSVWAASAFKGAFGETLTVPNAKMHLENNEGWLEVMSEQHGKFKNFRGIVVTGWQRYDHFASLCELFPSGLPSLILDLLVLTNGAYTNALPTRFHSMLKCTHSRTQMDLEGDPFLWQKGYGCFFPGSAVFRMTQTHSEAIKKARDYLMDVTVSKAWLTDYNIRRNMSLPSRVDQGLEEFSSTMFALTSLVHQARDVLREVFDEYTVAEWIEQNIYPSILRLDKLQNDALALKKPRTWPVRPLEPLPDLKRFNVGSLGN from the coding sequence GAAGCCATTACTCGTCCTGGCCGTGTTGACGGTGCTGGCCATCTTCGTGTTCCTGCAGTACAGCCCTGTCAGAGTCACTTCAGCCCATCACATGCGGGACGAACCGGGACCCGCTGTCGCCCCCATTGGCATGGTGGGGCAGCCCGAGCGGGTCTCCGAGGAACGAAGACCCGTCGCGGGAAGCGTCTACGACGCCGCCTCTCGTAAGCGGGTCTACATTCCGGAACAACGCTACGTCCACCTGGACCTGAAGGGGGCACCACCGAAGGTGTCTTACATGAAGCAAGTCTTTCCGCTTCTCCACGAAGCCGGAGCCAACGGACTCTTACTCGAATACGAAGACATGTTCCCCTACGAGGGAACCTTAGCTCCCGTACGTGCAAAGAACGCGTATACCAaagaagagctggcggagatcCTCGAGGCGGCCCGCCAGAACGAGTTGGAGGTCATTCCGCTCGTGCAGACTTTTGGCCACATGGAGTTTGTATTAAAGTTGCCCGAGTTCCGTCACAATCGTGAGACGGACGAGCATCCGACAGCGCTGTGTCCGTCGCGGAACGATAGTTTCACGCTGGTGACTGCCATGGTTGACCAGGTGCTGTCCCTGCATCCGCACGTTCGTTGGTTGCACATTGGTTGCGACGAAGTGTTCCATCTCGGCTACTGTTCCCGCTGTCAGCAGCGCGACAGGGAAGAGCTGTTCCTCAGCCACGTGACGCGCGTCGCGCGTTACGTGCGGGAGAAGCACAACCGCATCCCCATCATCTGGGACGACATGCTTCGGCAGATTAGCACGGACAAACTGCGGCAGTACTCTGTGGGCACGCTCGTGGAGCCCATGGTGTGGACGTACGTCAAAGACGTTTACCGATTCGTGAGCTACAGCAACTGGGCCACGTACGGCGAGATATTTGACTCTGTCTGGGCGGCGTCTGCTTTCAAAGGGGCCTTTGGGGAAACGCTGACGGTTCCCAATGCAAAGATGCACCTCGAAAATAACGAAGGCTGGCTCGAGGTCATGTCCGAACAGCACGGGAAGTTCAAAAACTTCCGCGGCATCGTGGTGACGGGGTGGCAGCGTTACGACCACTTCGCGTCGCTCTGCGAGCTCTTTCCGTCGGGACTGCCGTCGCTCATACTTGACTTACTGGTACTCACAAACGGAGCATACACCAATGCTCTCCCTACTCGTTTCCACAGCATGCTCAAGTGCACCCATTCTCGGACTCAGATGGATCTCGAGGGTGATCCGTTCCTCTGGCAGAAAGGTTACGGCTGCTTTTTCCCGGGCTCGGCCGTGTTCCGGATGACACAGACTCACAGCGAAGCGATCAAAAAGGCCAGAGACTACCTCATGGACGTCACGGTGAGCAAGGCATGGCTCACGGACTACAATATCCGCCGCAACATGAGCCTTCCGAGCCGAGTCGACCAGGGCCTGGAAGAGTTCTCGTCGACGATGTTCGCCCTGACGTCGCTCGTTCACCAAGCCAGGGACGTTCTCCGCGAAGTGTTCGACGAGTACACGGTCGCCGAGTGGATCGAGCAAAATATCTACCCGTCGATTCTTCGTCTGGACAAGCTGCAGAACGACGCTCTGGCCCTAAAGAAGCCGCGGACGTGGCCGGTTCGGCCGTTGGAACCGCTGCCCGATCTCAAACGCTTCAATGTGGGGAGTCTAGGGAACTAA